The Polyangiaceae bacterium genome includes a region encoding these proteins:
- a CDS encoding SDR family NAD(P)-dependent oxidoreductase yields the protein MHIVITGASSGIGAALARELAQMPEARLTLVARRRALLEELAAELPVPTHVVSADLSEDDDAWLERAQEAQGPVDVLVNNAGAQVVAPTAAVDVTRGEASVRLNLLTPLRLIAKVLPQMTARGSGHVVNVASMAALAPTPGMTYYNASKGGLAAASEALRGELRGSGVSVLTVYPGIIAETDMATAALSAYESNAALRWQPTASAEELAREVRVSMERRRARLVFPRVYGITRWFPTIVRWFMDRFTPRLTAPA from the coding sequence ATGCACATCGTGATCACGGGCGCGTCGTCGGGCATTGGAGCTGCACTCGCGCGGGAGCTGGCACAGATGCCCGAAGCGCGACTCACGCTGGTGGCGCGCCGCAGAGCACTCCTGGAAGAGCTGGCCGCAGAGCTGCCAGTACCGACCCACGTGGTGAGCGCCGACCTGAGCGAAGACGACGACGCTTGGCTCGAACGAGCCCAAGAAGCGCAGGGTCCGGTCGACGTCCTGGTCAACAACGCCGGCGCGCAGGTCGTCGCGCCCACCGCCGCGGTGGACGTGACCCGAGGGGAGGCCTCCGTACGGCTCAACTTGCTCACGCCCCTTCGCTTGATCGCGAAGGTGCTGCCTCAAATGACGGCCCGGGGCTCGGGTCACGTGGTGAACGTCGCGTCGATGGCGGCCCTCGCGCCCACTCCGGGCATGACCTACTACAACGCGAGCAAGGGCGGCTTGGCTGCCGCCTCGGAGGCCCTTCGGGGCGAGCTCCGCGGCAGTGGCGTCTCGGTGCTCACGGTGTATCCCGGTATCATCGCCGAAACGGACATGGCCACCGCCGCGCTGAGCGCCTACGAATCCAACGCGGCGCTGCGCTGGCAGCCCACGGCGAGCGCCGAGGAGCTGGCCCGCGAAGTGCGCGTCAGCATGGAGCGCCGCCGAGCGCGACTGGTGTTTCCCCGGGTCTATGGCATCACACGCTGGTTTCCGACCATCGTTCGTTGGTTCATGGACCGCTTCACGCCCAGGCTTACCGCGCCAGCGTGA
- a CDS encoding MFS transporter — MASVSQLSARLGGNPTVLALSAARLGDAVGNSILFIVIPLYVAKLPAPWLPLPEPTRVGILISMYGLIFSLLQPVGGALTDRAKNRKAVILLGLGITGAGMLVFVAASRFSHLLLLRALQGFGVALTIPASLSIMASATDRSSRGGSMGIYTSMRMVGFSIGPVLGGYLLDHVGFDAAFYVGAGFIALAMVLVQAWVRESGDRDVSMEARAKLAPSVWRSPVVPLGAATFVMAAAFSMLPTLEKQFNARLHQGAFGFGLAFSSLMLSRLLFQFPLGRLSDRIGRKPLVVGGLLLMGAVTAPLGLVATTAQLTGLRVLQGIASAGIAAPAFALAADLSSRGGEGRQMSVITMGFGLGIALGPLLAGVLAPLWFDLPFLLGGLSAIPAAWIVQRWVPETVSRS; from the coding sequence ATGGCCTCCGTCTCCCAGCTCAGCGCACGGCTCGGGGGGAATCCGACGGTGCTCGCTCTTTCCGCCGCGCGTCTGGGTGACGCCGTCGGGAACAGCATTCTGTTCATCGTCATCCCTCTCTACGTCGCCAAGCTGCCGGCCCCTTGGCTTCCGCTGCCGGAGCCCACTCGTGTCGGGATCCTGATCAGCATGTACGGGCTGATCTTCTCGCTGCTTCAGCCCGTGGGCGGCGCCCTCACGGACCGCGCGAAGAACCGCAAGGCCGTCATCCTCCTGGGCTTGGGCATCACCGGCGCGGGCATGTTGGTGTTCGTCGCAGCGTCGCGCTTCTCCCACCTGTTGCTGTTGAGGGCGCTGCAAGGGTTCGGCGTCGCGCTCACCATCCCAGCGTCTCTATCCATCATGGCGTCGGCCACGGATCGGAGCTCTCGGGGCGGCTCGATGGGCATCTACACGTCCATGCGCATGGTCGGCTTCTCCATCGGCCCCGTGCTCGGTGGCTACCTGTTGGACCACGTCGGCTTCGACGCCGCTTTCTACGTGGGCGCGGGCTTCATCGCCCTGGCCATGGTGCTGGTGCAGGCCTGGGTCCGGGAGTCCGGGGACCGCGACGTGTCCATGGAAGCCCGTGCGAAGCTCGCGCCCTCCGTGTGGCGCTCCCCCGTCGTTCCGCTGGGCGCTGCCACCTTCGTGATGGCCGCTGCCTTTTCCATGCTTCCCACCCTCGAGAAACAGTTCAACGCGCGGCTGCATCAGGGCGCCTTCGGCTTCGGTCTCGCCTTCAGCTCCTTGATGTTGAGCCGCCTCCTGTTTCAGTTTCCCCTCGGGCGCCTGTCGGATCGCATCGGCCGCAAACCCCTGGTGGTAGGGGGACTGCTGCTCATGGGTGCGGTCACGGCGCCGCTCGGCCTGGTCGCCACCACCGCGCAGCTCACGGGGCTTCGCGTGCTGCAGGGCATCGCGTCCGCGGGCATCGCGGCGCCGGCGTTCGCGCTGGCTGCGGATCTGTCCAGCCGCGGCGGGGAGGGGCGACAGATGAGCGTCATCACCATGGGTTTCGGCCTCGGCATCGCCCTCGGGCCGCTGCTGGCGGGCGTGCTCGCGCCGCTGTGGTTCGACCTGCCGTTCCTGCTCGGCGGTCTCTCGGCCATTCCCGCCGCCTGGATCGTACAGCGCTGGGTGCCCGAGACGGTCTCGCGCTCCTGA
- the xdh gene encoding selenium-dependent xanthine dehydrogenase — MPTVELTLNGEKRQLETEDGESLLDALRERAGICSTKDGCQPQGQCGCCLALIDGQPKVTCAMTAERAAGKDIVTLEGVAEEERAQMAKAFLSAAGLQCGFCIPGIALRAKSLLDKNPDPSREEIAKAIDGHLCRCTGYVKIVDAIQLMAKARRGEPIPEPSEEAKVGKAYKRYRGDEMTLGMRPYVADMTREGMLHGAVLLSKHARAKIVRIDVEKAKAHPGVVAVATAKDAPGDRYNGLLYNDWPAFIAEGEEARCVGDVLAAVAAVDARTARLALELIEVELEVLPAVTTPQASLEAGAPQVNPTHANLLSRSLIQRGDADAALKASAHVVSGTFKTQRIEHLYLEPEAALAEPLPDGKIGVFTQGQGVFDDRRQIARLLNVSEDEIYVELVPNGGAFGGKEDMSIQSQTALLAKMTGKPVRLVLSREESIRMHPKRHPITMDYTVGADAEGRITAVKARMIGDSGAYASVGGKVLERAAGHACGPYRVPNVDVEALAAYTNNPPCGAMRGFGANQANFGIESCLDMLAEKAGLDGYQIRERNAVVVGDTFSTGQILDKSVGIKKTLEAVKASYYEAKKAGKAVGIACGIKNTGIGNGVEEWGKCRLVVEKDGTVSLYNGYTEMGQGLLTILIQFAGEVTGLPGKVFRPKVDSTFALGCGQTTGSRATLFAGRAVKSAAQKLKVDLDKGMTLRDLVGNVYAADIVIDDTTALGAEAARIKTHTAFGYATQVCILDDKGKIERFIAAHDVGRAINPALCSGQIEGSIHMGLGYALTEELPCDNGMPVTFKLREIGVLRARDMPKCEVILVEDPEPEGPFGAKGVGEIGLVPTAGAVAGALAAFDGVRRFELPMKDSPAAKAVSVGRIKGDRTQWT, encoded by the coding sequence ATGCCTACCGTCGAGCTCACGTTGAACGGCGAAAAACGCCAACTGGAAACCGAAGATGGGGAATCCCTGCTGGACGCACTGCGGGAAAGAGCCGGGATCTGCTCCACCAAGGACGGCTGCCAGCCCCAGGGTCAGTGCGGCTGTTGTCTCGCGCTGATCGACGGTCAGCCCAAGGTCACCTGTGCCATGACGGCGGAGCGCGCCGCGGGCAAGGACATCGTCACCCTGGAAGGCGTGGCCGAAGAAGAGCGGGCGCAGATGGCCAAGGCCTTCTTGTCGGCGGCGGGGCTGCAGTGCGGCTTCTGCATTCCGGGCATCGCGCTGCGGGCCAAGAGCTTGCTCGACAAGAACCCCGACCCCTCGCGGGAGGAGATCGCCAAGGCCATCGACGGCCACCTGTGTCGCTGCACCGGGTACGTGAAGATCGTCGACGCCATCCAGCTGATGGCCAAGGCGCGCCGCGGGGAGCCGATCCCGGAGCCCTCGGAAGAGGCGAAGGTGGGCAAGGCCTACAAGCGCTACCGGGGAGACGAGATGACCCTCGGGATGCGCCCCTACGTCGCGGACATGACGCGCGAAGGGATGCTGCACGGAGCCGTGCTGCTGTCCAAGCACGCCCGCGCCAAGATCGTGCGTATCGATGTCGAGAAGGCCAAGGCGCATCCGGGAGTGGTGGCCGTGGCGACGGCCAAGGACGCTCCGGGCGATCGTTACAACGGGCTCTTGTACAACGATTGGCCGGCGTTCATCGCGGAGGGCGAAGAAGCGCGCTGCGTGGGGGACGTGTTGGCTGCCGTCGCCGCGGTGGACGCCCGCACCGCACGCCTTGCCCTGGAGCTCATCGAGGTGGAGCTCGAGGTGCTTCCCGCCGTGACCACGCCGCAGGCGTCCCTGGAAGCCGGCGCGCCCCAGGTGAACCCCACGCACGCGAACCTGCTCAGCCGTTCGCTGATTCAGCGCGGAGACGCGGACGCTGCCTTGAAAGCGAGCGCTCACGTGGTGAGCGGCACGTTCAAGACGCAGCGCATCGAGCACCTGTACCTGGAACCCGAGGCGGCCCTGGCGGAGCCTCTGCCGGACGGCAAGATCGGCGTGTTCACCCAGGGGCAGGGCGTGTTCGACGACCGCCGGCAGATCGCTCGACTGTTGAACGTGAGCGAGGACGAAATCTACGTGGAGCTGGTGCCCAACGGCGGCGCCTTCGGCGGCAAGGAGGACATGTCCATCCAGTCGCAGACGGCGCTGCTCGCCAAGATGACGGGCAAGCCCGTGCGCCTGGTGCTGTCGCGCGAAGAGTCCATTCGCATGCACCCCAAGCGCCATCCCATCACCATGGACTACACCGTGGGCGCCGACGCCGAGGGCCGCATCACCGCCGTGAAGGCCCGCATGATTGGCGACTCCGGAGCCTACGCCTCCGTGGGGGGCAAGGTGCTGGAACGCGCGGCGGGTCACGCCTGCGGTCCCTACCGCGTTCCCAACGTGGACGTGGAAGCGCTGGCCGCCTACACCAACAATCCCCCCTGCGGCGCGATGCGCGGGTTCGGCGCCAATCAGGCCAACTTCGGCATCGAGAGCTGCCTGGACATGCTGGCCGAGAAGGCGGGGCTGGACGGCTACCAGATCCGCGAGCGGAACGCCGTCGTCGTGGGAGACACCTTCTCCACGGGGCAGATCTTGGACAAGTCCGTCGGCATCAAGAAGACCCTCGAGGCCGTGAAGGCCAGCTACTACGAGGCGAAGAAGGCCGGCAAAGCCGTGGGCATCGCTTGCGGCATCAAGAACACCGGCATCGGCAACGGCGTGGAGGAGTGGGGCAAGTGTCGGCTCGTGGTCGAGAAAGACGGCACCGTCTCGCTCTACAACGGCTACACGGAGATGGGGCAGGGGCTGCTCACCATCTTGATCCAGTTCGCCGGCGAGGTGACCGGGCTTCCGGGCAAGGTGTTTCGCCCCAAGGTGGACTCCACCTTCGCCCTCGGTTGCGGACAGACGACGGGCTCGCGCGCCACGCTGTTCGCCGGTCGCGCCGTGAAGAGCGCGGCACAGAAGCTCAAGGTGGATCTGGACAAGGGCATGACCCTCCGGGATCTGGTGGGCAACGTGTACGCGGCGGACATCGTCATCGACGACACCACCGCGCTCGGCGCAGAGGCCGCCCGCATCAAGACCCACACGGCCTTCGGCTACGCGACGCAGGTCTGCATCCTCGACGACAAGGGCAAGATCGAACGCTTCATCGCAGCCCACGACGTAGGGCGCGCCATCAACCCCGCCCTGTGCAGCGGTCAGATCGAAGGCTCCATCCACATGGGCCTCGGCTACGCGCTCACGGAAGAGCTGCCCTGCGACAACGGCATGCCGGTCACCTTCAAGCTCCGGGAGATCGGCGTGCTGCGCGCCCGGGACATGCCGAAGTGCGAGGTAATCCTGGTGGAGGATCCCGAGCCGGAAGGTCCCTTCGGTGCCAAGGGGGTCGGCGAGATTGGTCTGGTGCCCACCGCGGGTGCCGTGGCCGGTGCGCTGGCCGCCTTCGACGGCGTGCGGCGCTTCGAGCTGCCCATGAAGGACTCGCCTGCCGCCAAGGCAGTGAGCGTCGGGCGTATCAAGGGAGATCGCACCCAGTGGACGTGA
- a CDS encoding amidohydrolase family protein, whose translation MDVIFVDGGDGPSLHIENGIIRSVGPGITCPPEAIRLQGGVARPGAVNAHTHLYSGLVPLGMPPPAEPPEDFVQILQRVWWRLDRALDAGSLSAAAHLYVAEALLSGTTALVDHHESPAFIEGSLDILADAAETLGCRLVTCYGATDRNMGEMEGARGLAECARFLKHNERSLVRGMVGLHASFTVTDDTVRAAGELTRELGVPLHVHVAEDLADVHDAEAHGHDGPLERLLSLGALPPGSILAHGVHLTEAQVERAEQDELWLVQNPRSNAGNRVGYPHALRVSHRVALGTDGYAADMRAEGAALEEQSRVNGQPITAERLAERLDGGHRIVGERFGQRFGSKLEPGMAADVVVWDSDADAETPGTVARHVIVAGRVVVEDGRLKSGDLAQIRAHARDEAPRLWSRMERY comes from the coding sequence GTGGACGTGATCTTCGTCGACGGCGGCGACGGGCCGTCGTTACACATCGAGAACGGCATCATCCGCAGCGTGGGACCGGGCATCACTTGCCCACCGGAGGCCATTCGCCTCCAAGGCGGTGTCGCGCGCCCTGGGGCGGTCAACGCCCACACTCATCTGTACAGCGGGCTCGTGCCGCTGGGCATGCCGCCGCCCGCAGAGCCGCCGGAAGATTTCGTCCAGATCTTGCAGCGGGTGTGGTGGCGCTTGGATCGCGCGTTGGATGCTGGCTCGCTGTCCGCCGCGGCTCACCTGTACGTCGCCGAAGCGCTGCTCTCCGGCACCACCGCGCTCGTCGATCATCACGAGTCCCCGGCGTTCATCGAAGGCTCGCTCGACATCTTGGCGGACGCTGCGGAAACCCTGGGCTGCCGTTTGGTCACCTGCTACGGCGCCACGGACCGCAACATGGGCGAGATGGAGGGGGCACGCGGCCTGGCGGAGTGCGCGCGGTTCTTGAAGCACAACGAGCGCAGCCTGGTGCGCGGCATGGTGGGCCTGCACGCGTCCTTCACCGTGACCGACGACACGGTGCGCGCTGCGGGAGAGCTCACGCGGGAGCTCGGCGTCCCGCTCCACGTGCACGTTGCAGAAGATCTGGCCGACGTCCACGACGCCGAAGCCCACGGTCACGATGGTCCCCTCGAACGCTTGCTCTCCCTCGGTGCGCTACCGCCGGGGTCCATCCTGGCGCACGGCGTTCACTTGACGGAGGCGCAGGTGGAGCGGGCGGAGCAGGACGAGCTCTGGTTGGTGCAAAACCCCCGCTCCAACGCCGGCAATCGTGTCGGCTATCCCCACGCCCTCCGGGTCAGCCATCGCGTGGCCCTCGGGACGGATGGCTACGCCGCCGACATGCGCGCGGAAGGCGCGGCCCTCGAAGAGCAGTCCCGGGTGAACGGGCAGCCCATCACGGCGGAGCGCCTCGCGGAGCGCCTCGACGGAGGCCATCGCATCGTGGGTGAGCGCTTCGGCCAGCGCTTCGGCTCCAAGCTGGAGCCGGGCATGGCCGCGGACGTGGTGGTGTGGGACAGCGACGCGGACGCCGAAACGCCGGGCACCGTCGCACGCCACGTGATCGTGGCGGGGCGCGTCGTCGTCGAAGACGGCCGCCTCAAGAGTGGGGATCTGGCTCAGATCCGCGCCCACGCTCGAGACGAGGCCCCGCGCCTGTGGAGCCGTATGGAGCGCTACTGA
- a CDS encoding OmpA family protein → MPLAVAVGCGYSEDEWQAQLAKYDALSKKNHDVEAELAKEQDRVRKLNEELEKMGVKLSAEGTAKEALSQNLEQMKSALEEYRQRAQTLERIKARFEALRNKLQKLTNLGLNVQIRNNRMVISLPGDVLFASGSDTLKKDGQKILLQVAEVIRGDDALRDRQYQVAGHTDNQPLRRAAETFRDNWGLSLMRAREVLVFLIASPEEKGGGGGLDSKHWSAAGYGDTDPVSENDTKPGRAKNRRVELILMPNVEEMLDLKSLI, encoded by the coding sequence GTGCCGTTGGCTGTCGCCGTGGGCTGTGGATACTCGGAAGACGAGTGGCAAGCGCAGCTCGCGAAATACGACGCGCTCTCCAAGAAGAACCACGACGTGGAAGCGGAGCTCGCCAAGGAGCAAGACCGCGTCCGCAAGCTCAACGAAGAGCTCGAGAAGATGGGCGTGAAGCTCAGCGCAGAGGGCACCGCCAAGGAAGCGCTGTCGCAGAACTTGGAGCAGATGAAGAGCGCGCTGGAGGAGTACCGCCAGCGCGCGCAGACACTGGAGCGCATCAAGGCGCGCTTCGAGGCGCTGAGGAACAAGCTCCAAAAGCTCACGAACCTGGGTTTGAACGTCCAGATTCGGAACAACCGCATGGTCATCTCCCTCCCGGGGGACGTGCTGTTCGCGTCCGGCAGCGACACCCTCAAGAAGGACGGCCAGAAGATCCTGTTGCAGGTCGCCGAGGTGATCCGCGGGGACGACGCGCTTCGTGATCGGCAGTATCAGGTCGCCGGCCACACCGACAATCAGCCGCTGCGGCGCGCTGCAGAGACCTTCCGCGACAACTGGGGCCTGTCCTTGATGCGCGCCCGCGAGGTGCTCGTGTTCCTGATCGCGTCACCCGAAGAGAAGGGTGGCGGCGGCGGGCTGGACTCGAAGCACTGGAGCGCGGCGGGTTACGGAGACACCGATCCGGTCAGTGAGAACGACACCAAGCCGGGCCGCGCGAAGAACCGTCGCGTGGAGCTGATCTTGATGCCCAACGTCGAGGAAATGCTCGACTTGAAGAGCTTGATTTGA
- a CDS encoding fatty acid desaturase has translation MHEDVHSQDPQTATPVTSGAARLLNDPRDLPFIRLILQCFLVALAGVGLFFVREHFWLLGAAYLAVWAAWVLDRYILMLHCTSHRRLFRSEVGFLNQIPAWVLAPFFGQTPESYFVHHLGMHHREGNLPRDTSSTLLHQRDRFGDWLAYVTRFLCFGLLDLSRYHAGRGNAKLLRRLLIGELCFWLGTLALGVLNWRATLVVLVLPLLLVRVLMMIGNWGQHAFVCQEQPENPYRNSITCINTRYNRRCFNDGYHIHHHVHARCHWSEYPAEFEANRAEYGRQDAIVFDGVDFFQVWVLLMLGRWQALARRFVQLPEAPERTEAEVIELLRSRVERFSAANLRALAG, from the coding sequence ATGCACGAAGACGTTCACTCGCAAGATCCGCAAACAGCTACGCCCGTGACCTCCGGCGCTGCGCGCCTGCTCAACGACCCTCGCGATCTCCCCTTCATTCGCCTGATCCTCCAGTGTTTCCTGGTGGCCCTCGCGGGAGTGGGGCTGTTCTTCGTGCGCGAGCATTTCTGGCTTCTGGGCGCTGCGTACCTCGCCGTGTGGGCGGCTTGGGTGCTCGACCGCTACATCCTCATGCTGCACTGCACCTCGCATCGGCGATTGTTTCGCTCCGAGGTGGGCTTCCTGAATCAGATCCCCGCCTGGGTCCTGGCGCCGTTCTTCGGTCAGACGCCGGAAAGCTACTTCGTGCATCACCTGGGCATGCACCACCGCGAGGGCAACCTGCCGCGCGATACCAGCTCGACGCTACTCCACCAGCGGGATCGCTTCGGAGATTGGCTGGCCTACGTCACGCGGTTCTTGTGCTTCGGACTGCTCGATCTCTCGCGTTACCACGCGGGGCGGGGCAACGCGAAGCTGCTCCGGCGGCTCTTGATTGGTGAGCTGTGTTTCTGGCTCGGCACTTTGGCGCTCGGCGTCCTGAACTGGCGCGCCACGCTGGTGGTGCTGGTACTTCCACTGCTTTTGGTGCGAGTCCTGATGATGATCGGCAATTGGGGACAGCACGCATTCGTGTGCCAAGAGCAGCCGGAGAACCCCTACCGAAACAGCATCACCTGCATCAACACGCGCTACAACCGCCGCTGCTTCAACGACGGCTATCACATTCATCATCACGTCCACGCGCGCTGTCACTGGAGCGAGTACCCGGCGGAGTTCGAAGCCAACCGCGCGGAGTATGGTCGCCAGGACGCCATCGTGTTCGACGGGGTGGACTTCTTCCAGGTCTGGGTCCTGCTCATGTTGGGACGCTGGCAAGCGCTGGCGCGACGGTTCGTCCAGCTGCCGGAAGCGCCGGAGCGCACGGAGGCGGAGGTGATTGAATTGCTCCGCTCACGCGTGGAGCGCTTTTCCGCCGCGAATCTTCGCGCGCTCGCCGGCTGA
- a CDS encoding molecular chaperone DnaJ, producing MDSDVCVICSGEGRITNAYGRSSSCPACHGSGRRGLDEPGIRDVTKTKPAHFRKESAAEQAKKQTWPATHQGAQLATEVKESALSDDAKTRLIREIIDYEGSHGQCTKTFTRKIRKQLRP from the coding sequence ATGGACTCTGACGTTTGCGTGATCTGCAGCGGGGAAGGTCGAATCACCAACGCGTACGGACGCTCCTCGAGTTGTCCGGCCTGCCATGGCTCCGGCCGCCGCGGCTTGGACGAGCCCGGGATCCGCGACGTGACCAAGACCAAGCCTGCCCACTTCCGCAAGGAGAGCGCGGCGGAGCAGGCGAAGAAGCAGACCTGGCCCGCTACCCACCAAGGCGCGCAGCTCGCGACCGAGGTCAAGGAGAGCGCCTTGTCTGACGATGCCAAGACCAGATTGATCCGCGAGATCATCGATTACGAGGGCAGCCACGGCCAATGCACGAAGACGTTCACTCGCAAGATCCGCAAACAGCTACGCCCGTGA
- a CDS encoding phosphoesterase, with the protein MRIVGAFGLVLGACLSLGCGSSDSGDITGSGGSGGAGASGGSAGSAGSATGGSAGVDAGGAAGSGGAAGASGSGGTGGGPSHALKTVFVIMMENHSWSTIQASKSATYINDTLVPAGAHAEQYFTPPKLHPSLPNYIWLEAGSNLGILDDNDPSINHQATANHLVTQLETAGISWKAYTEGISGQTCPLVSSGLYGAKHTPQLYFDDVTDANDPNSKHCIEHVRPFSELAADLKSGNVARYNFITPDLCHDMHGEVLGLSCNPLTTDMIKLGDQWLASVIPTLTTSQAFNDGGVIFVIWDEGDEKTLQPASDGPIGLIVLSPVAKVGYASTTKLTHSATLRTIEEIFDVPFLGGAKTSPDLAEMFTAFP; encoded by the coding sequence ATGCGAATCGTCGGAGCCTTCGGGTTGGTCTTGGGCGCTTGTCTCAGCTTGGGTTGCGGTTCGAGTGATTCGGGGGACATCACTGGCTCCGGGGGAAGCGGCGGCGCGGGGGCCAGCGGCGGCAGCGCCGGCAGTGCTGGCAGCGCGACCGGAGGCAGCGCGGGAGTGGATGCCGGAGGTGCAGCGGGCAGCGGTGGCGCGGCGGGGGCCAGCGGCAGCGGCGGTACGGGTGGCGGGCCTTCCCACGCGCTGAAGACGGTGTTCGTCATCATGATGGAGAACCACAGCTGGTCCACCATCCAGGCTTCCAAGTCCGCGACCTACATCAACGATACGCTGGTCCCCGCGGGCGCCCACGCGGAGCAGTACTTCACGCCGCCCAAGCTCCACCCGAGCCTCCCCAACTACATCTGGCTGGAGGCGGGCAGCAACCTCGGAATCCTGGACGACAACGATCCCAGCATCAATCACCAGGCCACTGCCAACCATCTGGTGACGCAGCTGGAGACGGCGGGCATCTCGTGGAAGGCGTACACGGAGGGCATCAGTGGCCAGACCTGTCCGCTGGTGAGCTCGGGGCTGTACGGCGCCAAGCACACACCGCAGCTCTATTTCGACGACGTGACCGACGCCAACGACCCGAACAGCAAGCATTGCATCGAGCACGTGCGTCCGTTCAGCGAGCTGGCGGCCGATCTGAAGTCCGGGAACGTCGCGCGCTACAACTTCATCACTCCGGATCTGTGTCACGACATGCATGGTGAGGTGCTGGGTCTGAGCTGCAACCCACTCACCACCGACATGATCAAGCTCGGGGACCAGTGGCTCGCCAGTGTGATCCCGACTCTCACCACGTCTCAGGCGTTCAACGACGGTGGGGTCATCTTCGTGATCTGGGACGAGGGCGACGAAAAGACGCTGCAGCCCGCCAGCGATGGCCCCATCGGCCTGATCGTGCTCTCGCCCGTGGCCAAGGTGGGCTACGCCAGCACCACGAAGCTCACCCACAGCGCGACGCTGCGCACCATCGAGGAGATCTTCGACGTTCCGTTTCTGGGCGGCGCCAAGACCTCGCCGGACCTGGCGGAGATGTTCACGGCGTTTCCCTGA
- a CDS encoding serine/threonine protein kinase — translation MSVPIVPRVPTISPRPGAVIANKYRLLRPISSGSMGTVWAAYHRDLDVQVAIKLLRQGYDAEELAARMQSEARLSARLAHPHVVAVHDLGVTAYGAPYLVMDLLDGEDLRQCLDREKTLPVTLAVQTLLPVLDALGHAHDQGVIHRDLKPENVFLATRPNSTALWPTLLDFGIARRVQESRDRRLTAEGTVLGTVSYLSPEQARGSAAVDQRSDLWAFCCLLHECVLGRPPFDGDPPLVLLRRIAEEAPVPPSARGLQDPVLDSIIRGGLEHEPGRRWQSAEDLGRALCHWLLDRGVTEDLTGTSIATRWLRAPRRTSVSGVRNRTTQIQLRPPRRRRSGLLAAGALSIAATTAALWVGLNPAEQPPRLHAAPTVEFDVPPEPKPEPSAAKPAPAPKPRPVRPHRPAGFDPRLGF, via the coding sequence GTGTCCGTCCCCATCGTCCCCCGAGTGCCGACCATTTCGCCCCGCCCGGGCGCCGTCATCGCGAACAAGTACCGGCTGCTCCGCCCCATCTCGAGTGGAAGCATGGGCACTGTGTGGGCCGCGTATCACCGCGACCTCGACGTGCAAGTGGCGATCAAGCTCTTGCGTCAGGGGTACGACGCGGAGGAGCTCGCGGCTCGCATGCAAAGCGAGGCTCGCCTCTCTGCCCGGCTCGCCCATCCGCACGTGGTCGCCGTCCACGACTTGGGCGTGACGGCGTACGGCGCTCCCTACCTGGTGATGGACTTGCTCGATGGTGAGGACCTGCGACAGTGCCTGGATCGCGAGAAGACGCTGCCGGTCACCCTCGCGGTGCAGACGCTGCTTCCGGTGCTCGACGCCCTGGGCCACGCCCACGACCAAGGTGTGATTCATCGGGATCTCAAGCCGGAAAACGTGTTCCTCGCGACCAGGCCAAACAGCACCGCCCTGTGGCCAACGCTGCTCGACTTCGGCATCGCTCGCCGAGTCCAGGAGAGCCGAGATCGCCGTCTCACCGCAGAGGGCACCGTGCTCGGCACCGTGAGCTACCTGTCACCCGAGCAGGCTCGCGGCAGCGCCGCGGTCGATCAACGCTCGGATCTGTGGGCCTTCTGCTGCCTGCTTCACGAATGCGTGCTGGGTCGCCCGCCCTTCGATGGCGATCCGCCGCTGGTGCTGCTCCGTCGCATCGCCGAAGAAGCACCTGTGCCCCCCTCGGCGCGCGGGCTGCAGGACCCGGTGCTCGATTCCATCATCCGCGGGGGTTTGGAGCACGAGCCCGGCCGGCGCTGGCAGTCGGCGGAAGATCTCGGCCGCGCGCTGTGTCACTGGCTCTTGGATCGTGGCGTGACCGAAGACCTGACCGGAACGTCCATCGCCACCCGCTGGCTGCGGGCGCCGCGAAGGACTTCCGTGAGCGGCGTCCGCAACCGCACGACCCAGATTCAGCTGCGCCCGCCCCGACGTCGTCGAAGCGGGCTCCTCGCTGCGGGTGCGCTGTCCATCGCGGCCACCACCGCGGCGCTGTGGGTCGGGTTGAACCCAGCGGAACAACCGCCTCGGCTACACGCGGCGCCGACGGTCGAGTTCGACGTGCCCCCGGAACCAAAGCCGGAGCCGAGCGCCGCGAAGCCCGCTCCTGCACCGAAGCCCCGGCCTGTGCGGCCGCATCGGCCAGCGGGCTTCGACCCCAGGCTTGGCTTCTGA